The Pogona vitticeps strain Pit_001003342236 chromosome 6, PviZW2.1, whole genome shotgun sequence genome contains a region encoding:
- the MPP2 gene encoding MAGUK p55 subfamily member 2 isoform X2 gives MPVASTNSETAMQQVLDNLSDLPNSMGAGDLDLIFLRGLMESPIAHERLEETKLEAVRDNNLELVQEILKDITRIAQQDSTAAELARILQEPHFQSLLETHDSVASKSYETPPPSPVLDPMFNNQPVPPDAVRMVGIRKTAGEHLGVTFRVERGELVIARILHGGMIDQQGLLHVGDIIKEVNGQEVGSDPRALQEVLKNASGSVVLKILPSYQEPHPPRQVFVKAHFDYDPATDNLIPCKEAGLKFAAGDLLQIVNQDDPNWWQACHVEGGSAGLIPSQLLEEKRKAFVKRDLEVTPSSGALCGSLSGKKKKRMMYLTTKNAEFDRHELLIYEEVARMPPFRRKTLVLIGAQGVGRRSLKNKLIMSDQSQYGTTIPYTSRRPKEQERSGQSYSFVTRSEMEGDIKAGRYLEHGEYEGNLYGTKIDSIHEVVESGKMCILDVNPQAVKVLRTAEFVPYVVFIEAPDFETLRAMNKAALESGVATKQLTDADLKRTVDESCRIHRGYGHYFDLCLVNDNMERTFQQLQEALEKLQSEPQWVPVSWVY, from the exons CCATGCAGCAGGTCTTGGACAACCTCAGCGATCTTCCCAACTCTATGGGAGCTGGAGATCTGGATCTCATCTTTCTCCGTGGCCTCATGGAGAGTCCAATA GCCCACGAGCGTCTGGAAGAGACAAAGCTGGAAGCCGTGAGAGACAACAATTTAGAGCTGGTCCAGGAGATCCTTAAAGACATCACTCGCATCGCCCAGCAAGATAGCACGGCTGCAGAATTGGCCCGCATCCTCCAGGAACCGCACTTCCAG TCTCTCTTGGAAACCCACGATTCTGTTGCCTCCAAAAGCTACGAGACTCCACCACCCAGTCCTGTCCTGGACCCCATGTTCAACAACCAGCCAGTGCCACCAGATGCAGTGCGCATGGTGGGGATCCGTAAGACCGCCGGGGAACACCTG GGTGTGACATTCCGGGTAGAACGTGGCGAGCTGGTCATTGCACGAATCCTGCATGGGGGCATGATTGACCAGCAGGGGTTGCTTCATGTAGGTGACATTATCAAGGAAGTGAATGGGCAAGAAGTAGGTAGTGACCCACGTGCACTCCAGGAGGTGTTAAAAAATGCCAGTGGAAGTGTTGTGCTCAAGATCCTGCCCAGCTACCAGGAGCCCCACCCGCCACGGCAG GTTTTTGTGAAGGCCCACTTTGACTACGACCCTGCTACTGACAACCTCATCCCATGTAAAGAAGCTGGCCTTAAGTTTGCAGCCGGAGACCTTCTCCAGATTGTCAACCAGGATGATCCCAACTGGTGGCAG GCGTGCCATGTGGAGGGTGGTAGTGCGGGCCTGatcccaagccagctgctggaAGAGAAGCGCAAGGCATTTGTGAAGCGTGACCTTGAAGTCACTCCATCCTCAG GTGCCCTGTGTGGAAGCCTcagtggaaagaagaagaaaaggatgatGTATCTGACTACCAAGAATGCAG AGTTTGACCGTCATGAACTACTGATCTACGAAGAGGTGGCCCGCATGCCTCCGTTCCGCAGGAAAACTTTGGTGCTCATCGGTGCCCAGGGAGTGGGCCGTCGCAGTCTGAAGAATAAGCTTATCATGTCTGACCAGTCGCAGTATGGAACTACCATCCCAT ACACGTCCCGGAGGCCCAAGGAGCAGGAGAGGTCTGGGCAGAGCTACAGTTTCGTAACTAGGAGTGAGATGGAGGGCGACATCAAAGCAGGCCGTTACTTAGAGCATGGCGAGTATGAGGGGAACCTGTATGGAACCAAGATCGACTCTATCCATGAAGTAGTTGAGTCGGGCAAGATGTGCATTCTGGATGTCAACCCACAG GCTGTGAAGGTTTTGAGGACAGCTGAGTTCGTCCCCTATGTTGTTTTCATCGAAGCACCAGATTTTGAGACTCTACGAGCCATGAACAAAGCAGCTCTGGAGAGTGGGGTGGCCACCAAGCAGCTCACA GATGCTGACTTGAAGCGGACAGTCGATGAGAGCTGCCGTATCCATCGGGGCTACGGGCATTACTTCGATCTCTGCTTGGTCAATGACAACATGGAACGGACATTCCAGCAGCTGCAGGAGGCTCTGGAGAAGCTGCAGAGTGAGCCTCAGTGGGTCCCCGTCAGCTGGGTTTACTAA
- the MPP2 gene encoding MAGUK p55 subfamily member 2 isoform X1, translating into MPVASTNSETAMQQVLDNLSDLPNSMGAGDLDLIFLRGLMESPIVRSLAKAHERLEETKLEAVRDNNLELVQEILKDITRIAQQDSTAAELARILQEPHFQSLLETHDSVASKSYETPPPSPVLDPMFNNQPVPPDAVRMVGIRKTAGEHLGVTFRVERGELVIARILHGGMIDQQGLLHVGDIIKEVNGQEVGSDPRALQEVLKNASGSVVLKILPSYQEPHPPRQVFVKAHFDYDPATDNLIPCKEAGLKFAAGDLLQIVNQDDPNWWQACHVEGGSAGLIPSQLLEEKRKAFVKRDLEVTPSSGALCGSLSGKKKKRMMYLTTKNAEFDRHELLIYEEVARMPPFRRKTLVLIGAQGVGRRSLKNKLIMSDQSQYGTTIPYTSRRPKEQERSGQSYSFVTRSEMEGDIKAGRYLEHGEYEGNLYGTKIDSIHEVVESGKMCILDVNPQAVKVLRTAEFVPYVVFIEAPDFETLRAMNKAALESGVATKQLTDADLKRTVDESCRIHRGYGHYFDLCLVNDNMERTFQQLQEALEKLQSEPQWVPVSWVY; encoded by the exons CCATGCAGCAGGTCTTGGACAACCTCAGCGATCTTCCCAACTCTATGGGAGCTGGAGATCTGGATCTCATCTTTCTCCGTGGCCTCATGGAGAGTCCAATAGTAAGATCATTGGCTAAG GCCCACGAGCGTCTGGAAGAGACAAAGCTGGAAGCCGTGAGAGACAACAATTTAGAGCTGGTCCAGGAGATCCTTAAAGACATCACTCGCATCGCCCAGCAAGATAGCACGGCTGCAGAATTGGCCCGCATCCTCCAGGAACCGCACTTCCAG TCTCTCTTGGAAACCCACGATTCTGTTGCCTCCAAAAGCTACGAGACTCCACCACCCAGTCCTGTCCTGGACCCCATGTTCAACAACCAGCCAGTGCCACCAGATGCAGTGCGCATGGTGGGGATCCGTAAGACCGCCGGGGAACACCTG GGTGTGACATTCCGGGTAGAACGTGGCGAGCTGGTCATTGCACGAATCCTGCATGGGGGCATGATTGACCAGCAGGGGTTGCTTCATGTAGGTGACATTATCAAGGAAGTGAATGGGCAAGAAGTAGGTAGTGACCCACGTGCACTCCAGGAGGTGTTAAAAAATGCCAGTGGAAGTGTTGTGCTCAAGATCCTGCCCAGCTACCAGGAGCCCCACCCGCCACGGCAG GTTTTTGTGAAGGCCCACTTTGACTACGACCCTGCTACTGACAACCTCATCCCATGTAAAGAAGCTGGCCTTAAGTTTGCAGCCGGAGACCTTCTCCAGATTGTCAACCAGGATGATCCCAACTGGTGGCAG GCGTGCCATGTGGAGGGTGGTAGTGCGGGCCTGatcccaagccagctgctggaAGAGAAGCGCAAGGCATTTGTGAAGCGTGACCTTGAAGTCACTCCATCCTCAG GTGCCCTGTGTGGAAGCCTcagtggaaagaagaagaaaaggatgatGTATCTGACTACCAAGAATGCAG AGTTTGACCGTCATGAACTACTGATCTACGAAGAGGTGGCCCGCATGCCTCCGTTCCGCAGGAAAACTTTGGTGCTCATCGGTGCCCAGGGAGTGGGCCGTCGCAGTCTGAAGAATAAGCTTATCATGTCTGACCAGTCGCAGTATGGAACTACCATCCCAT ACACGTCCCGGAGGCCCAAGGAGCAGGAGAGGTCTGGGCAGAGCTACAGTTTCGTAACTAGGAGTGAGATGGAGGGCGACATCAAAGCAGGCCGTTACTTAGAGCATGGCGAGTATGAGGGGAACCTGTATGGAACCAAGATCGACTCTATCCATGAAGTAGTTGAGTCGGGCAAGATGTGCATTCTGGATGTCAACCCACAG GCTGTGAAGGTTTTGAGGACAGCTGAGTTCGTCCCCTATGTTGTTTTCATCGAAGCACCAGATTTTGAGACTCTACGAGCCATGAACAAAGCAGCTCTGGAGAGTGGGGTGGCCACCAAGCAGCTCACA GATGCTGACTTGAAGCGGACAGTCGATGAGAGCTGCCGTATCCATCGGGGCTACGGGCATTACTTCGATCTCTGCTTGGTCAATGACAACATGGAACGGACATTCCAGCAGCTGCAGGAGGCTCTGGAGAAGCTGCAGAGTGAGCCTCAGTGGGTCCCCGTCAGCTGGGTTTACTAA